The proteins below come from a single Streptomyces tubercidicus genomic window:
- a CDS encoding anthranilate synthase family protein: MTRRRTTPPPAADDLLGRVLADRPGPFALLYRPEAAGTDTVDLLVGDVSTHETLADISLPDGPGRPTGAHHEVLVVVPYRQVRERGYAVPDDGAPLLALSVTGQRRLPLAEVLHRLPQVPTVLSGEHFDVADDAYQEIVRTVVNDVIGTGEGANFVIKRSFVADITDYGPDSALSFFARLLEREVGAYWTFLIHTGERTFVGASPERHISLAEGRAVMNPISGTYRYPQAGPNLPDVMAFLADSKETDELYMVVDEELKMMARICESGGRVIGPYLKEMARLAHTEYFIEGHTTRDARDILRETMFAPTVTGSPLESACRVIETYEPNGRGYYSGIAGLIGRDEHGGRALDSAILIRTADIDSTGRLSIGVGATLVRHSDPAGEAAETRAKVAGLVAALESGSGERFAGHPGVRAALERRNEPLSDFWLRDPDDRAAPLPGLAGRRVLVVDAEDTFTSMIDHQLRSMGLEVTVRRFDEEYALDGHDLVVMGPGPGNPVDRGHPKIQHLHMAIRTLLDRDTPFIAVCLSHQVLSLGLGFAVRRLNVPNQGVQKEIDLFGRRERVGFYNTFAARSAEDKVDVEGIGVVEVSRDALTGEVHALRGPRFASMQFHAESVLTQDGPRIVAAAVTDLLGP; this comes from the coding sequence ACGCACGAGACGCTCGCCGACATCTCCCTGCCCGACGGGCCTGGGCGGCCCACCGGCGCACACCACGAAGTCCTCGTCGTCGTCCCGTACCGGCAGGTCAGGGAGCGCGGATACGCGGTACCCGACGACGGCGCCCCACTGCTCGCGCTGAGCGTCACCGGCCAGCGGCGACTGCCCCTCGCCGAGGTGCTGCACCGTCTGCCGCAGGTGCCTACGGTGCTGAGCGGTGAGCACTTCGACGTCGCAGACGACGCCTACCAGGAGATCGTCCGCACGGTCGTCAACGACGTGATCGGCACCGGCGAGGGCGCGAACTTCGTCATCAAACGCTCCTTCGTCGCGGACATCACGGACTACGGACCGGATAGCGCGCTGTCCTTCTTCGCGCGGCTGCTGGAGCGGGAGGTGGGTGCGTACTGGACCTTCCTCATCCATACCGGCGAGCGCACCTTTGTCGGCGCTTCGCCCGAGCGGCACATCAGCCTCGCCGAAGGCAGGGCTGTGATGAACCCCATCAGCGGTACGTACCGCTACCCGCAGGCCGGCCCCAACCTGCCGGACGTCATGGCTTTCCTCGCCGACTCCAAGGAGACCGACGAGCTGTACATGGTCGTCGACGAGGAACTGAAGATGATGGCCCGGATCTGCGAGTCGGGCGGGCGGGTCATCGGCCCGTATCTCAAGGAGATGGCGCGGCTGGCGCACACCGAGTACTTCATCGAGGGGCACACCACCCGCGACGCGCGCGACATCCTGCGCGAGACCATGTTCGCGCCGACCGTGACCGGCTCGCCACTGGAGAGCGCCTGCCGTGTCATCGAGACGTACGAGCCGAACGGGCGCGGCTACTACAGCGGGATCGCCGGGCTCATCGGGCGGGACGAGCACGGCGGCCGCGCTCTGGACTCCGCGATCCTCATCCGCACCGCGGACATCGACAGCACGGGCCGGCTGAGCATCGGCGTAGGGGCCACCCTGGTACGCCACTCGGATCCGGCCGGGGAGGCCGCCGAGACGCGAGCCAAGGTGGCCGGGCTGGTCGCCGCCCTGGAGTCCGGCAGTGGCGAACGCTTCGCCGGCCATCCGGGCGTACGAGCGGCACTGGAGCGGCGCAACGAACCACTCTCGGACTTCTGGCTCCGGGACCCCGACGACCGCGCGGCGCCGCTGCCGGGTCTGGCCGGCCGCAGGGTGCTGGTTGTCGACGCCGAGGACACCTTCACCTCCATGATTGACCACCAACTCAGGTCCATGGGGCTGGAGGTGACGGTGCGGCGCTTCGATGAGGAGTACGCCCTCGACGGCCACGACCTCGTCGTCATGGGGCCGGGTCCCGGCAACCCGGTCGACCGCGGCCACCCCAAGATCCAGCACCTGCACATGGCGATTCGCACCCTGCTGGACCGGGACACCCCGTTCATCGCCGTCTGCCTCAGCCACCAGGTGCTCAGCCTGGGACTGGGCTTCGCAGTGCGCCGACTGAACGTCCCCAACCAGGGCGTCCAGAAGGAGATCGACCTCTTCGGCCGCCGTGAACGGGTCGGCTTCTACAACACGTTCGCCGCCCGGAGCGCCGAGGACAAGGTTGATGTCGAGGGCATCGGCGTGGTGGAGGTGAGCCGGGACGCCCTCACCGGTGAGGTGCACGCGCTGCGCGGCCCGCGCTTCGCGTCCATGCAGTTCCACGCCGAATCGGTGCTTACCCAGGACGGTCCGCGCATCGTCGCCGCCGCCGTGACGGACCTGCTCGGCCCATGA
- a CDS encoding PhzF family phenazine biosynthesis protein has product MTRDQPEKNVHSYVVVDAFATRPLHGNPVAVFLEGDGLSAEQMQRVAAELHLSETTFVLRPEQGGDAHIRIFTPVNELPFAGHPLLGTAIALGNRTSADQLKLETAMGVIPFELVRKDGVVTAAWMQQPVPEWEPFEQAGELLAALGVPNPALPVEVYRNGPRHVLVCLDSVEELSALTPDHRALAQFPDMAANVFAGSGTQWRNRMFSPAYGVVEDAATGSAAGPIAIHLARRGLVDYGQRIEITQGVEMGRPSPMRALVEGAGDHVTSVEVGGDGVVVIEGTLHL; this is encoded by the coding sequence ATGACCAGAGACCAGCCGGAGAAGAATGTGCATTCCTACGTTGTCGTCGACGCCTTCGCCACCCGGCCGCTGCACGGTAACCCGGTGGCCGTATTCCTGGAGGGTGACGGCCTCTCCGCCGAGCAGATGCAACGTGTCGCGGCCGAGCTGCACCTCTCGGAGACCACCTTCGTGCTCCGCCCCGAGCAGGGCGGCGACGCGCACATAAGGATCTTCACGCCCGTCAACGAGCTCCCGTTTGCGGGCCATCCGCTCCTGGGCACCGCCATCGCGCTCGGCAACCGCACCTCGGCGGACCAGCTGAAGCTGGAGACCGCCATGGGCGTCATTCCTTTCGAGCTGGTGCGCAAGGACGGCGTGGTGACCGCTGCCTGGATGCAGCAGCCGGTACCGGAATGGGAGCCGTTCGAGCAGGCCGGCGAACTGCTGGCCGCGCTGGGCGTGCCGAATCCCGCGCTGCCGGTGGAGGTCTACCGCAACGGCCCGCGTCACGTCCTCGTCTGCCTGGACAGCGTCGAAGAGCTTTCCGCCCTCACCCCCGACCACCGTGCCCTCGCGCAGTTCCCCGACATGGCGGCCAATGTTTTCGCCGGGTCGGGGACGCAATGGCGCAACCGGATGTTCTCGCCCGCGTACGGCGTGGTCGAGGACGCAGCCACCGGTTCGGCGGCCGGACCCATCGCCATCCACCTCGCCCGGCGCGGGCTTGTCGACTACGGGCAGCGCATCGAGATCACCCAGGGCGTCGAGATGGGCCGGCCGTCGCCGATGCGCGCGCTCGTCGAGGGCGCCGGCGACCACGTCACTTCGGTCGAGGTGGGCGGTGACGGCGTCGTCGTGATCGAGGGGACGCTGCATCTGTGA
- the phzG gene encoding phenazine biosynthesis FMN-dependent oxidase PhzG has protein sequence MSNTRSESLTGAVEIAFPEFAAPPSEPMGLLSAWLDEAERRKFREPRALALATADVLGRSSSRIVVVSRVTGAGLVFVTHQGSRKGRELAANPWASGVLYWRESSQQVTVAGPVERLPDSEADALWAARAVFTHAMTTASRQSEPLDGLDGVAELRERAGQLARSGPLPRPGSFTAYQLRPESVEFWANGTERLHERLRYDRCEGGWNISRLQP, from the coding sequence ATGAGCAACACCAGGTCGGAATCTCTCACCGGAGCCGTGGAGATCGCCTTTCCCGAGTTCGCGGCCCCGCCGTCGGAGCCGATGGGGCTGCTGAGCGCCTGGCTTGATGAAGCAGAGCGCCGAAAGTTCCGCGAACCGAGGGCGTTGGCGCTCGCCACCGCCGACGTCCTGGGCCGCTCCTCGTCCCGGATCGTGGTGGTGAGCCGGGTGACCGGGGCGGGACTCGTCTTCGTCACCCACCAAGGCAGCCGCAAGGGCCGTGAGCTGGCCGCCAACCCATGGGCCTCCGGCGTGCTGTACTGGCGGGAGAGCAGCCAACAGGTCACTGTCGCCGGCCCGGTCGAGCGGCTTCCCGACTCCGAGGCCGATGCCCTGTGGGCCGCGCGAGCGGTGTTCACCCACGCCATGACGACGGCGTCCCGGCAGAGCGAGCCGCTGGACGGCCTCGACGGGGTGGCGGAACTACGCGAGCGGGCCGGGCAGCTGGCAAGGAGCGGGCCGCTGCCGCGTCCCGGCTCCTTCACCGCCTACCAACTCAGGCCCGAGAGCGTGGAGTTCTGGGCCAACGGTACCGAGCGGCTGCACGAGCGGCTGCGCTACGACCGCTGCGAGGGCGGCTGGAACATCAGCCGGCTCCAGCCGTAG
- a CDS encoding amino acid adenylation domain-containing protein yields MQATVSHFLHSGFHSSAQRHPGRPALLLDGRSWTYRELDGVVRVWAAALIKAGKRPKRVGILGHRSLVTYAGFLAASYAGATAVPLNKKYPVARNKDIAEQAGLDVILADHGSTGRLAELLREMTDAPAVLLPESAEAPPGIPAAVPVVTREGVEGCTPLADPVFPDTEDAAYLLFTSGSTGRPKGVPVSHANVAWFLRVNAERYGFTEYDRFTHTADQTFDLSIFDPFMAWASGACLVPMDSHQLLSPLGFIREHGITVWLSVPSVAALQARRGLLEPGSLPSLRWSLFCGEALPVPAARAWQEAASGSVLENLYGPTEATVACLVHRWDPRTSPERSVNGIAPIGAPYPGMEVALLAEDGTPVPDGETGELCLYGPQVFAGYWKAPEQTARAFHTTQHGDEPRRWYRTGDLGRRGDDGEYVYIGRLDTQVKILGHRIETGEVEAHLLQQEGVAQAVVLAVPGEEDGATVLAAIVSGDGIDMHTVEKGLSQSLPPYMIPLTFHALDDFPLNTNGKVDRTTLRDQVISGELEPFPL; encoded by the coding sequence ATGCAGGCCACTGTCTCTCACTTCCTCCACTCCGGTTTCCACTCCTCCGCGCAGCGCCACCCGGGTCGCCCGGCCCTGCTCCTCGACGGGCGCTCCTGGACATACAGGGAGTTGGACGGGGTGGTACGTGTCTGGGCCGCCGCGCTCATCAAGGCCGGCAAGCGGCCGAAGCGGGTGGGGATCCTCGGCCACCGCAGCCTGGTCACGTACGCCGGTTTCCTGGCAGCTTCCTATGCCGGCGCCACGGCGGTGCCGCTGAACAAGAAGTACCCGGTTGCCCGCAACAAGGACATCGCCGAGCAGGCGGGCCTGGACGTGATCCTGGCCGACCATGGCTCGACCGGCCGGCTCGCCGAACTGCTGCGTGAGATGACAGACGCTCCCGCGGTCCTCCTGCCGGAATCGGCCGAGGCGCCCCCGGGCATCCCTGCCGCCGTACCGGTAGTGACACGTGAGGGCGTCGAGGGCTGCACCCCCCTGGCCGACCCGGTGTTCCCGGACACCGAGGACGCCGCCTACCTGCTGTTCACCTCGGGCTCAACCGGCCGCCCCAAGGGCGTTCCGGTCTCGCACGCCAACGTGGCCTGGTTTCTGCGTGTCAACGCTGAACGGTACGGATTCACGGAGTACGACCGCTTCACACACACCGCCGACCAGACCTTCGACCTGTCCATATTCGACCCGTTCATGGCCTGGGCCAGCGGGGCGTGCCTGGTGCCCATGGACTCCCACCAGCTTCTGTCCCCGCTCGGCTTCATCCGTGAACACGGCATCACGGTCTGGCTCTCGGTGCCCTCCGTCGCCGCACTCCAGGCGCGCAGAGGACTGCTGGAACCGGGCAGTCTGCCGTCACTGCGCTGGAGTCTGTTCTGCGGCGAGGCGCTGCCCGTGCCGGCCGCCCGTGCCTGGCAGGAGGCGGCCTCCGGGTCGGTGTTGGAGAACCTCTACGGGCCCACGGAGGCAACCGTTGCGTGCCTGGTGCACCGCTGGGACCCGCGGACCTCGCCGGAGCGTTCAGTGAACGGGATCGCGCCGATCGGCGCACCGTACCCGGGCATGGAGGTCGCTCTACTGGCCGAGGACGGCACCCCGGTGCCCGACGGCGAGACGGGTGAACTCTGCCTGTACGGGCCGCAGGTGTTCGCGGGCTACTGGAAGGCGCCGGAGCAGACCGCGCGCGCCTTCCACACCACGCAGCACGGCGACGAGCCCCGCAGGTGGTACCGCACGGGTGACCTCGGCCGGAGGGGAGACGACGGGGAGTACGTCTACATCGGTCGCCTCGACACCCAGGTGAAGATCCTCGGTCACCGCATCGAGACGGGCGAGGTGGAGGCGCACCTCCTCCAGCAGGAAGGGGTGGCGCAGGCCGTGGTGCTGGCCGTGCCGGGCGAGGAGGACGGTGCCACCGTATTGGCCGCCATCGTGTCCGGCGACGGCATCGACATGCACACGGTGGAAAAGGGGCTGAGCCAGTCCCTGCCCCCGTACATGATTCCGCTGACCTTCCACGCCCTGGACGACTTCCCGCTGAACACCAACGGGAAGGTCGACCGCACGACACTGCGCGACCAGGTGATCTCCGGCGAGTTGGAACCGTTCCCGCTGTGA
- a CDS encoding ketoacyl-ACP synthase III family protein: MPVQEAARQGWIDSTAAKESGITAVAVEAELPAVDMAVNAATKAVERSGHRPEDFAALLHSGAYYQGPDGWSAPHYVLHRTLNQPVVATEIRHGCLSVLTALRLAAGLLGTTPGSEAVLITAADNFSTPLVDRWRDSDHAIYADSAAALVASTRSGFARLLAVGSRSESSLESMHRGVEPLLPPARHPDRPMYVAPRLEAWSQRPGAGPLDLITAVQRFGDLVAETAEQTLAEAGVGWESITRVAHIGFNEDPLHAMILDPLGASAEVGTWEFIRTIGHASVSDLVLGLEHLWETGQVTEGDHVLLVGATEGMEAGCAVVQITAPPAAQG; encoded by the coding sequence GTGCCCGTGCAGGAAGCGGCCCGCCAGGGTTGGATCGACAGCACCGCGGCAAAGGAATCCGGGATCACAGCTGTCGCGGTGGAAGCCGAACTGCCCGCCGTGGACATGGCCGTGAACGCTGCCACGAAGGCCGTCGAAAGGTCCGGTCACCGGCCGGAGGACTTCGCGGCCCTGTTGCACAGCGGCGCCTACTACCAGGGCCCCGACGGCTGGTCGGCGCCGCACTACGTGCTGCACCGGACGCTGAACCAGCCCGTCGTCGCTACGGAGATCCGGCACGGCTGCCTGTCCGTGCTGACCGCACTGCGGCTGGCCGCGGGACTGCTCGGCACCACCCCGGGCAGCGAGGCGGTCCTGATCACGGCCGCGGACAACTTCTCCACCCCGCTGGTCGACCGCTGGCGGGACTCCGACCACGCGATATACGCGGACAGTGCCGCCGCACTGGTGGCGTCCACCCGCTCCGGGTTCGCGCGTCTGCTCGCGGTCGGCTCGCGGTCCGAGTCCAGCCTGGAGTCGATGCACCGCGGCGTCGAGCCGCTGTTGCCGCCCGCCCGGCACCCGGACCGCCCGATGTACGTCGCGCCGCGGCTGGAGGCGTGGTCCCAGCGGCCGGGCGCCGGCCCGCTCGACCTGATCACCGCGGTGCAGCGGTTCGGCGACCTGGTCGCCGAAACCGCCGAACAGACGCTGGCCGAGGCGGGCGTCGGGTGGGAGAGCATCACCCGTGTCGCCCACATCGGCTTCAACGAGGACCCTCTGCACGCCATGATCCTGGACCCGCTGGGGGCGTCGGCCGAGGTGGGCACCTGGGAATTCATCAGGACCATCGGGCACGCGAGCGTCAGCGACCTGGTCCTCGGCCTGGAACACCTTTGGGAGACCGGCCAGGTGACCGAGGGGGATCACGTCCTGCTCGTAGGAGCCACCGAGGGTATGGAGGCGGGCTGCGCCGTCGTGCAGATCACCGCGCCGCCCGCCGCACAGGGCTGA
- a CDS encoding phosphopantetheine-binding protein, translating into MTSTPTLTPEEIREAVATVLGIAPEEIADEDNLAQMGLSSLQLMRLSGRWRRAGLDVDFATLAVEPTVRAWARHLGLKGNAPSEV; encoded by the coding sequence ATGACCAGCACGCCCACTCTCACCCCCGAGGAGATCAGGGAGGCCGTTGCGACGGTCCTCGGCATCGCCCCGGAGGAGATAGCCGACGAGGACAACCTGGCTCAAATGGGGCTCAGCTCCCTTCAGCTCATGCGGCTCAGCGGACGCTGGAGGCGCGCCGGCCTGGACGTAGACTTCGCCACGCTCGCCGTCGAACCCACCGTGCGGGCCTGGGCACGGCACCTGGGCCTGAAAGGGAACGCCCCCTCCGAAGTCTGA
- a CDS encoding FAD-binding oxidoreductase translates to MNGVSAADRTGAIGRLGDQIRGAVFVPGDSGFDVACAGFQTGYRHRPSVVVQATGAEDVAAAVAHAAAHGLPVAVQATGHGLSVPLDGGLLIDTGRMTGVTVDPAARTARIAAGTRVAAVIDAAARYGLAPLNGSSPDVGAVGYLLGGGLGLLARQFGYAADHVRAVDVVTADGRLRHVTAEHDPDLFWALRGAGANFGAVTAVEVDLVPVSRIYGGELTFDMARVPHLLESYRQWTMTLPEELTSSVSTIHYPDVSAVPAPLRDRHVAHVRIAYTGDTRTGEELVAPLRAAGPGLLDTLGEMPYTECADIYHDPAYPHAYLGDNVLVREFDAEAAACLAEAAGPGAAVRCVLDIRHLGGALSRAPKVPNAVGHREARYLVRVLTPLAGTSTEEARAAHRKVLDTLAPARLGRFLNLVYGPRAADQPPGDFWEHADHRRLTALKAHYDPANLFRCNYNILPEPRAQNQRGADQD, encoded by the coding sequence ATGAATGGCGTCTCAGCGGCCGACCGCACCGGAGCGATCGGCCGGCTCGGTGACCAGATCCGAGGGGCAGTGTTCGTGCCGGGCGACTCCGGATTCGACGTCGCATGTGCGGGATTCCAGACCGGCTACCGGCACCGTCCGTCCGTAGTGGTGCAGGCCACCGGAGCCGAGGACGTGGCGGCGGCGGTGGCCCACGCCGCCGCCCACGGGCTGCCGGTGGCCGTGCAGGCGACGGGGCACGGGCTGTCGGTCCCGCTCGACGGCGGCCTGCTCATCGACACCGGCCGGATGACCGGGGTCACCGTGGACCCCGCCGCCCGTACGGCACGGATCGCGGCGGGTACCCGCGTCGCGGCGGTCATCGACGCGGCCGCGCGCTACGGGCTGGCCCCGCTGAACGGCTCCTCCCCGGACGTGGGCGCGGTCGGCTACCTTCTCGGGGGCGGACTGGGCCTGCTGGCACGGCAGTTCGGCTATGCGGCCGACCATGTGCGAGCCGTCGACGTCGTGACGGCCGACGGCCGTCTCCGGCACGTCACGGCCGAGCACGACCCCGACCTCTTCTGGGCCCTGCGCGGAGCCGGGGCGAACTTCGGCGCGGTGACGGCCGTCGAGGTCGACCTGGTGCCGGTCAGCCGGATCTACGGTGGTGAGCTGACCTTCGACATGGCCCGGGTGCCGCACCTCCTGGAGTCCTACCGGCAGTGGACCATGACGCTGCCGGAAGAACTGACCTCCTCGGTGTCGACGATTCACTACCCCGACGTGTCGGCGGTCCCCGCCCCCTTGCGGGACCGCCACGTCGCCCACGTGCGCATCGCGTACACAGGGGACACCAGAACCGGCGAGGAGCTGGTGGCGCCGCTGCGCGCGGCCGGCCCCGGACTCCTCGACACGCTGGGGGAAATGCCGTACACGGAGTGCGCCGACATCTACCACGATCCGGCGTACCCGCATGCCTATCTGGGCGACAACGTCCTGGTGCGGGAGTTCGACGCGGAGGCGGCCGCCTGCCTGGCGGAGGCCGCCGGCCCCGGCGCGGCGGTCAGGTGTGTGCTCGACATCCGCCACCTGGGCGGCGCCCTGAGCCGTGCGCCGAAGGTTCCGAACGCGGTGGGCCACCGGGAAGCGCGCTATCTCGTACGCGTCCTGACCCCGCTGGCCGGGACCAGCACCGAAGAGGCACGGGCCGCGCACCGCAAGGTGCTGGACACACTTGCGCCGGCCCGCCTCGGCAGGTTCCTCAACCTGGTGTACGGCCCCCGCGCGGCCGACCAGCCGCCCGGGGACTTCTGGGAGCACGCTGACCACCGCCGACTGACCGCCCTCAAGGCGCACTACGATCCGGCCAACCTCTTCCGTTGCAACTACAACATCTTGCCGGAGCCCCGGGCTCAGAACCAGCGAGGAGCTGACCAGGATTGA
- a CDS encoding helix-turn-helix transcriptional regulator: MTAHASDAAARWPVLNRESELDEIEGLVVRGRGALVTGPPGVGRTRLLQETLRRLPREGTAAGVVGPGIPAHRDLTGLLERCVTAAPLRGGSGPYAVLGVDDIHQLAATVAEQLAVAVREGRVLLLATALAGIPLPTAVEGLRRDGLLGDVEVTAFDQAGTARALRARLGSQVATDTTARCWDLTGGNALLLTELTEQALADGTLRPTQGLWRWEGLVGRPAGRVAETARRMLDGLDSDEQELVAVLSLVGSVPDDLPRLAELAPVAERLNRRGIVVAERTGRRLRLRLGQPLCGHAVAAGLPTLTARRLRRQLADELEPTGAVQLSGDTGLDLLQSVSLRVDAGQHPPAGRLRAAAATALLRFEFESAERLARAALDTGETAADGRAPDFAATLLLGRALAGQGRCNEAATALAAADGRSAEVTAARIGNLAWGLGRVTEAATLADRSVQRAPHGPARGLQATVRLLQDRLADVAETGDAVLRESHAAPALQSCLPLAAFARTELGDAAAGLAMLERCPVESWQDEARHAHRVVSAHAALESGDIARARGALERLRCAGASWDIRRRLRADVLQARVYRVTGRAPEAAALLRRAAAVQDGQDWFTTRAWVLAQLAGALAESGQSTEAVRTLIEVRAAARQAVPYPVADDKVALEEALVLGRSGDVPGALRRCGEVARRAAAAGRRTTALAALHLMARLGSAGQAAERLDALGGFGAGAAAALRAEHIRALARQDGEALDDLADRFASLGGHPLAAESASQAHRVWQGAGRHRAGRASLAGSRGYLAACVGTLLPGWAAPADRAPAADPSAGGAALTAREHEVAVLAATRLTNREIAARLTVSVRTVENHLYRVYSKLGVTSRALLGDHFAPQPLAAQTAHGR, translated from the coding sequence TTGACCGCACACGCCTCGGACGCCGCCGCGCGGTGGCCCGTGCTGAACAGGGAGTCCGAGCTCGACGAGATCGAAGGACTCGTTGTGCGGGGCCGGGGCGCCCTGGTGACCGGCCCACCGGGGGTGGGCAGGACTCGGCTGCTCCAGGAGACGCTGCGACGGCTGCCACGGGAGGGGACGGCAGCCGGGGTGGTGGGCCCCGGCATCCCCGCACATCGTGACCTGACCGGGCTGCTGGAGCGATGCGTTACTGCCGCCCCGCTCCGGGGCGGGTCCGGGCCGTATGCCGTGCTGGGCGTCGACGACATCCATCAGCTCGCCGCGACGGTGGCCGAACAGCTGGCCGTGGCGGTGCGGGAGGGCCGCGTGCTGCTGCTCGCCACCGCCTTGGCCGGTATCCCACTGCCGACGGCCGTGGAGGGACTGCGGCGGGACGGCCTGCTGGGCGACGTCGAGGTCACCGCCTTCGACCAGGCCGGCACCGCGCGCGCCCTGCGCGCCAGGCTGGGCAGCCAGGTGGCCACCGACACCACAGCCCGCTGCTGGGACCTGACGGGGGGCAACGCCCTGCTGCTGACCGAACTCACCGAACAGGCGCTGGCCGACGGTACGCTCCGCCCGACCCAAGGACTGTGGCGCTGGGAGGGCCTCGTCGGACGACCGGCTGGTCGGGTGGCCGAGACCGCCCGGCGCATGCTGGACGGCCTGGACTCCGACGAGCAGGAGTTGGTCGCCGTACTCAGCCTGGTCGGATCAGTGCCGGATGACCTGCCGCGACTGGCGGAACTGGCTCCCGTGGCGGAGCGGCTGAACCGCAGGGGCATCGTGGTCGCGGAGCGCACCGGGCGGCGGCTGCGGCTGCGGCTCGGCCAACCGCTGTGCGGCCACGCCGTCGCCGCCGGCCTGCCGACGCTCACCGCCCGCAGGCTCCGTCGGCAGCTTGCGGACGAGCTGGAACCGACCGGAGCGGTGCAACTGTCCGGCGACACCGGCCTCGACCTGTTGCAGTCCGTGTCCTTACGGGTCGATGCAGGGCAGCACCCGCCGGCCGGCCGGCTGCGCGCCGCCGCCGCGACGGCGCTGCTGCGCTTCGAATTCGAGTCTGCCGAGAGGCTCGCCCGAGCCGCGCTCGACACCGGTGAGACCGCTGCCGACGGCAGGGCGCCCGACTTCGCGGCGACACTGCTGCTGGGCCGGGCCCTGGCCGGGCAAGGGCGCTGCAACGAGGCCGCGACAGCGCTCGCGGCCGCCGACGGCCGGTCGGCAGAGGTGACCGCCGCCCGGATCGGGAATCTGGCCTGGGGACTTGGCCGAGTCACCGAGGCCGCGACCCTCGCCGACCGGTCGGTCCAGCGCGCTCCGCACGGGCCGGCACGAGGGCTTCAGGCGACCGTACGGCTGCTACAGGACCGGCTGGCCGACGTGGCGGAGACGGGGGACGCGGTCCTGCGCGAGTCGCACGCCGCACCGGCCCTCCAGTCCTGCCTACCGCTCGCCGCGTTCGCCCGCACGGAACTCGGCGACGCGGCGGCGGGGTTGGCGATGCTGGAGCGCTGCCCGGTGGAGAGCTGGCAGGACGAGGCCAGGCACGCCCACCGGGTGGTCAGCGCGCACGCCGCGCTGGAGTCCGGCGACATCGCACGGGCGCGCGGCGCCCTGGAGCGGTTACGGTGCGCCGGCGCATCCTGGGACATACGCCGCAGGCTTCGCGCTGATGTGCTGCAGGCACGTGTGTACCGGGTGACGGGACGGGCGCCGGAGGCGGCGGCGCTGCTGCGGCGGGCCGCCGCGGTGCAGGACGGTCAGGACTGGTTCACCACCAGGGCCTGGGTCCTGGCCCAACTGGCCGGGGCACTGGCCGAGTCCGGGCAGTCGACAGAAGCTGTCCGCACCCTGATCGAGGTGCGCGCGGCGGCCCGGCAGGCCGTGCCCTACCCTGTCGCCGACGACAAGGTCGCGCTGGAGGAGGCACTGGTTCTGGGCCGGTCCGGCGACGTACCCGGGGCGCTGCGGCGGTGCGGCGAGGTGGCGCGGAGGGCAGCCGCGGCCGGGCGGCGCACGACGGCGCTGGCCGCCCTGCACCTGATGGCGCGGTTGGGCTCAGCCGGCCAGGCGGCGGAGCGGCTGGACGCACTCGGTGGCTTCGGCGCCGGCGCGGCCGCCGCGCTGCGTGCCGAGCACATCCGAGCGCTCGCCAGGCAGGACGGCGAGGCACTCGACGATCTCGCCGACCGCTTCGCCTCCCTCGGCGGACACCCGCTCGCCGCGGAGAGCGCGAGCCAGGCGCACCGGGTCTGGCAGGGCGCGGGACGCCACCGGGCGGGCCGGGCCTCACTGGCAGGGAGCCGCGGATACCTCGCTGCCTGCGTCGGCACCCTGCTGCCCGGCTGGGCCGCGCCGGCGGACCGGGCTCCGGCTGCGGATCCCTCAGCGGGCGGCGCCGCGCTGACCGCCCGTGAGCACGAGGTGGCTGTGCTGGCCGCGACCCGGCTGACCAACCGCGAGATCGCGGCTCGGCTGACGGTGTCGGTACGCACCGTCGAGAACCACCTGTACCGCGTCTACAGCAAGCTCGGTGTCACGTCCAGGGCGCTGCTCGGCGATCACTTCGCACCGCAACCGCTCGCTGCTCAGACCGCGCACGGCCGGTAG